From Cucurbita pepo subsp. pepo cultivar mu-cu-16 unplaced genomic scaffold, ASM280686v2 Cp4.1_scaffold000331, whole genome shotgun sequence, a single genomic window includes:
- the LOC111785014 gene encoding red chlorophyll catabolite reductase-like: MPNMALMVYPSAKAFSLPPPVESRFRELVIRNAASNMAENVPIRPGSSSKLKEFPHLSASHRALMTDLVGAAESRLEDHLLPCTLPPDVEYFQNQNGTSQGALLIRSGSPDSSINFILGSWLHSQLPTGASLNIASLSAYLRPSTDAPNFLIEFIQSSPTSLILILDLPPRKDLVLNPDYLQLFYEDTGLDKYRKAIEELPEVRPYAMSSLFFRSLVSPTSIIVRVDTESGGPERMEEIIANHVGPVARDVIRVWLDECACKERGVGEMERGNIEKRDELVKKKTIDIDLGSSLPRLFGQEIADRVVAAIQQIFEA, translated from the exons ATGCCAAACATGGCGTTGATGGTTTATCCATCTGCAAAAGCTTTCAGTCTTCCGCCGCCGGTGGAATCCCGTTTCAGAGAATTAGTGATAAGGAACGCAGCGTCGAACATGGCGGAGAATGTGCCGATCCGGCCGGGATCGTCGTCGAAGCTGAAGGAGTTTCCGCATCTGTCGGCTTCTCACAGAGCTCTGATGACTGATCTCGTCGGCGCTGCTGAATCTCGACTCGAagatcatcttcttccttgcaCTCTTCCTCCTGATGTTGAATACTTCCAGAATCAGAACGGGACTTCGCAAGGCGCTCTTCTCATCAGATCTGGCTCGCCGGACTCTTCT ATTAATTTCATATTGGGAAGTTGGTTGCATAGCCAGCTACCAACAGGAGCATCATTAAACATAGCAAGCCTTTCTGCCTACTTGAGGCCATCAACTGATGCTCCAAACTTCCTCATAGAATTCATTCAAAGCTCTCCAACCTCCCTCATTCTCATTCTGGATCTACCTCCCAGAAAGGATCTGGTGCTCAATCCAGACTACCTTCAATTGTTCTATGAAGATACAGGATTAGACAAATACCGTAAAGCAATCGAAGAACTCCCTGAAGTACGACCATATGCCATGTCCTCTCTTTTCTTCCGCTCCTTAGTTTCCCCAACTTCCATAATTGTCCGTGTCGATACGGAATCGGGAGGACCCGAACGCATGGAGGAGATTATAGCAAACCATGTCGGTCCGGTTGCAAGAGATGTGATTCGGGTGTGGCTGGATGAATGTGCTTGCAAGGAGAGAGGGGTTGGAGAGATGGAAAGAGGTAATATTGAGAAGAGGGATGAGTTGGTTAAGAAGAAAACCATTGATATAGACTTGGGTTCTAGTTTGCCAAGATTGTTTGGCCAGGAAATAGCAGATAGAGTAGTGGCAGCCATCCAACAAATCTTTGAAGCATGA